A window from Theropithecus gelada isolate Dixy chromosome 1, Tgel_1.0, whole genome shotgun sequence encodes these proteins:
- the CFHR2 gene encoding LOW QUALITY PROTEIN: complement factor H-related protein 2 (The sequence of the model RefSeq protein was modified relative to this genomic sequence to represent the inferred CDS: substituted 1 base at 1 genomic stop codon) yields the protein MWLMISVILISQISSVGGDATFCDFPKIKHGILYDEEKHKPFSQVPTGEVFYYSCEYNFVSPSKSFWTRITCTEEGWSPTPKCLRLCFFPFVENGHSESSGQTHLEGDTVQIICNTGYSLQNKENNISCVERGXSAPPKCRSTIFAEKCGPPPPIDNGDITSFPLSVYAPGSSVEYQCQDLYKLEGNNQITCRNGQWSERPKCLDPCVISQEMMEKYNIKLKWTNQQKLYSRRGDIVEFDCKYGYRPTKSHSFQAVCQDGKLIYPIVKKNRINGITISKMHIFF from the exons caacattttgtgattttccaaaaataaaacatggaattCTATATGATGAAGAAAAACACAAGCCATTCTCCCAAGTTCCTACAGGGGAAGTTTTCTATTACTCCTGTGAATATAATTTTGTGTCTCCGTCAAAATCCTTTTGGACTCGCATAACATGCACGGAAGAAGGATGGTCACCAACACCAAAGTGTCTCA GactgtgtttctttccttttgtggAAAATGGTCATTCTGAATCTTCAGGACAAACACATCTGGAAGGAGATACTGTACAAATTATTTGCAACACAGGATACAGCCTTCAAAACAAGGAGAACAATATTTCATGTGTGGAACGGGGCTGATCTGCTCCTCCCAAATGCAGGTCCACTA tttttgcagAAAAATGTGGGCCCCCTCCACCTATTGACAATGGAGACATTACTTCATTCCCGTTGTCAGTATATGCTCCAGGTTCGTCAGTTGAGTATCAATGCCAGGACTTGTATAAACTTGAGGGTAATAATCAAATAACATGTAGAAATGGACAATGGTCAGAACGACCAAAATGCTTAG aTCCATGTGTAATATCACaagaaatgatggaaaaatataatataaaattaaagtgGACAAATCAACAAAAGCTTTATTCAAGAAGAGGTGACATAGTTGAATTTGATTGTAAATATGGATATCGTCCAACAAAATCTCATTCATTTCAAGCAGTGTGTCAGGATGGAAAACTGATATATCCCATtgtgaagaaaaatagaataaatggcATTACTATTagtaaaatgcatatatttttctga